Below is a window of Brachyspira pilosicoli DNA.
ATTCACTATAAATTAATAACCAGCCCAAAGATCATTTTCATTAGCAACAAATCTTCCAGCATCTTTTTCTGTAATATTAATATGCTCTTTTATATAATCTAATATAGCCTCTGATACAGCTCTGTTTTCTGCCTCTTTCATTATATGATTGATAATGTCTTGCTGTTCTTCTTTAGGTCTCTTTGATAATCCTAAATAGCTTTGATATTGATAAAGTCTGTTAGCATATTCTTTAGCCTTATCTTCGTTTATATTAAGAGAATCTTTATAAACATCAGCAAGCTTAGCCATAATCAAATCAAAACTAATTTGTTTTTTAACATTCTCTTCATACTCTTTTTTAATATCATCTTCTTTTTTACCAACAGAAATTAAAAAGTCTGTTTTAGTCATTCCATTTCCAGAAACTTGTCTCTCAAAGTCTTCTAAAGCTCTATTTAATTCCATTTCATAATAGCCTTTAGGTATATCAACTTTAACAAGCTCTAACATTTTATTAAATATAGCGTCATTTATAAGTTCAGAATCTGCTCTAACTTCTGCTCTTTTAGCTAAATGTTCTTTTAAGCCCTCTTTTACTTTTTTTACTTCATCTTCTTTAGAATCATCTTTGATATTTGGTTTTTCTACTTTTAAAACTTCCATAATTAAAGTAGCTTCTCTTCCATTAATGTAAGTAGTTAAAAGTTTTTTATCGCCTTTTTTAACATCTACAGCATTTTTAGCAAATATAGTTTCATTTTCATTATCTGTAGCTATAAGAGTTAATTCTTTATTATATTTTTTGTTATCTTCATCATCAAACTCAATTTTTACATATACTTTATCACCGAGTTCAGATTTTAATTCGCTCTCTTCAAAAGGAGAAAATCTCTGTAAAGATAATTTATATGCTTTTTCAACAGCCTCATCATCAATATCATATTTATTTTTTTCGAGAGTAATAGATGAAAGTTCAGGCAAAGTAATATCAGGAAGCGGGTAATATTCATAAGTGAGATGAAGACCATCATCTTTATTTTCTAAATATGATAATTTAGGAGTAGCAATACATTTAGCATTTTTTTCATCGCTGTAAGTATTCCAAACATTTTCAATCATCACTTCATTAGTAGCTGATTCCAATCCGTCTTTATATCTTGAAAGTATAATATTGTTAGGAGCATGTCCAATTCTAAAACCTTTAATATTAACTTTAGGTTTATAATATTCAATTTGTTTTTCTAATTCTTTATTATAAGCATCTTTAGAAACAACAACCTTTAGAGTAACTAAATCCTTATCATCTGTAGAAGTTTCGAAGTTAAAATCTTTAATGTCCATTGATATACAACCTTTATATAAAAAATTAAAAAACCCTCAACAGAAATAATTCTATCGAGGGTTATCTGATGAGCGGGAAACGGGACTCGAACCCGCGACAGTCTGCATGGCAAGCAGAAACTCTACCAACTGAGTTATTCCCGCATTAGACTTGTAAAGTATTATACCATAAGCATATTTAAATGTCAACACTTTTTTTAAAGTTTATATAATTTATATTTAAATATTAATTCATACTAAAAATTTTTAAGGTTGCTAAAATTTAATTTTTAGCCATATTGATAAACTCAAAAACTTTAATATAATTAATAAAAATTATGTTTGGAGATTTTTTATGAATATATATAAAATTGTTTTCAGCCCAACAGGCGGCACTAAAAAAGTTGCAGATGCGGTTGCTTTAGAAATTAGCCAAAAAAATAATTCAGATATAGAAGAAATTGATTTAACTGATTATAGTTTGAATTTTCAAAGCTTAAAAATATCTCAAGATGATATGGCAATTATTGCAGTACCATCTTATGCAGGAAGAGTGCCAGAAGCAGCATCAAAACGCATATTGCAATTAAATGGCAATGGAGCTAATACTGTCATTGTATGTGTTTATGGTAATAGAGATTATGAAGATACTTTAATTGAACTTTATGATATAGCAAAAGAATCAAATTTTAAAGTTACTTCTGCTATAGCTGCAATTGCCAAACATTCTATAGCTTATAAATATGCTTCTAATAGACCAGATGAAAATGATATAAATAAACTTAAAGAATTTTCTGATAAAATAATAAATGCTTCTGAATATTTAGATGAACATAAATTAAAAGGAAAGCGTCCATATAAAAAGATAGGTAAAGTACCACTAACACCTAAAACTAAAAATAAATGCAACAATTGCAAATTATGTGCTAAGAAATGCCCTGTTCAGGCAATAGATATTAATAACCCTAAAATAATTGACAAAAGTAAATGCATATCATGTATGAGATGCGTTTCAATATGCAATTATTCGGCTAAATATATTAATAAGGCTAAGTTAGAATTAGTTCATTTAGCTTTAAAAAAATCCTGCTCCAAGGCAAAAGATTATGAATTTTATATTAATTAATTATAATAAAATAAATATATATTTGTTTTGAATATGTATTTATATTTAAAATTTTGTAGCTTCTAAATTTTATTTATTGTTTACTGTGTATTTATAGACTTAATAAATAGATAAAAGCAAAATTTACAAAATATAATTATTTTATTGAAAAAATAGCATTGAAAATATTATTAAAAAAGGCTTGAGTATCAAGCCCCAAGCCTTTTATTTATTCTATTAATTATTTATTATTTACCAGGAGTACTTAAAGCATCATCAACATTTGGATTAGTTTCAATACTTGCCAAGTCTTTAGCATCATAATCTTTAAGAGGTATTCTGTTTCTAATAGCAGCATAAACAGTAGGCACTATAACAAGAGTAAACAAAGTAGAAACACTTAATCCTCCAAGCACCGCCAAAGATAAAGGCTTATACATCTCATTACCTTCACCATTTGATAGAGCCATAGGAAGAAGTCCAAGTATTGTTGTAAGTGAAGTCATAAGTACAGGTCTTAATCTTCTAGGACCAGCAAGTAAAGCAGCTGCATCTCCATTAATTTTTTTCTCATGCATAAGCTGATTCATATAGTCAATAAGTACGATACCATTATTAACTACAATACCAATTAGTACTATAACACCAATTCCGCTGTATACACTTAAAGTCTGTCCTGTAATTAGAAGTAAGAAAAGCGAACCAGCAAAACCAAAAGGTATAGCAAGAGCAATAACGAAAGGAGCTATATAAGATTCAAACTGACTAGCCATAATGGCATAAACTAATACTAAAGCCAATATCAAAGCTTGTATAAGCTGTCCAAATGCCTCTTGCATATCCTCATAATCACCAGAATAAACAATACTAAAACCAGCAGGTATAAATACTTTTTCATTAATAGTTTTTTGTATATCGTTCATTATTTGGTTCATAGGTCTTCCATAACCTGCTGCGGTAATAGAAGTTATTCTGCTGTCATTTTTTCTCTCTATTTCTGTAGGAGCAAAATCTTTATTAACATTAGCAATTGCAGATACAGGCACCATTCCAGAAGCTGTAGGTATAAGCATTCTATTAACATCATCTATATTTATTCTGTCCCTTTCATTAAGCTGCACTATAACATCAATATCAGTAACTTCAGAGTTTTCAGGAGTCATTCTTGTAGCAGTAGTACCGCCGAAGCTTGTTTTTATAGAGTTAGCAACAGTGTTTATATTAAGTCCCATTTTTGAAGCTAAGTCCCTATTTATAGTTACATTAAGCTCAGGACTTGAATCACTTTTTTTCAAACGAACATCTCTAAGTCCTGGAACATCTTGTAAAGCCGCTATTATATTATTAGCTAATTCTCTTGCTCTTGTTAAATCTTCTCCAACTATATCAATATCTATACCGCTTGAAGTACTGCTTCCGCCTCCTCTCATACTGCTTACACTATCAACGTTAATTGTGGCAGGATATCCAGCTAATTTCTTTCTAACCATTTCAACATATTCTTCTGTCTCTACAGTTCTTCCTTCTGATTTATCTATTAATTTAGCTCTTATTTGTCCTTTATTAGCATCAGAACCTGATCTTGCCCTTGACTGTATTCTGCTTAAATCTTTTCCAATAACCTCTTCAACATCTTTTCTCATTCTGTCTATAAAAGAACCTGTTTGCTCTTTTCTTGTACCAATAGGCATTTGTATGCTTGCCATTAATTGACCTTCGTCAGATTGAGGGAAACCTTCTTTACCTATCAATATTAATCCTACTATTATAACAGCAAATACTACGCTTATTACAGGAATCAATATTCTATTTTTATGATGAACTGAGTAAGTTAATATTTTTTCGTATATATAATTAACTTTAGAGTGGAAATGCTTATCAAAAAATACTTCAAAACGATAGAAGAATTTAGATTTTTTTGTAGTTACTAA
It encodes the following:
- a CDS encoding trigger factor, whose product is MDIKDFNFETSTDDKDLVTLKVVVSKDAYNKELEKQIEYYKPKVNIKGFRIGHAPNNIILSRYKDGLESATNEVMIENVWNTYSDEKNAKCIATPKLSYLENKDDGLHLTYEYYPLPDITLPELSSITLEKNKYDIDDEAVEKAYKLSLQRFSPFEESELKSELGDKVYVKIEFDDEDNKKYNKELTLIATDNENETIFAKNAVDVKKGDKKLLTTYINGREATLIMEVLKVEKPNIKDDSKEDEVKKVKEGLKEHLAKRAEVRADSELINDAIFNKMLELVKVDIPKGYYEMELNRALEDFERQVSGNGMTKTDFLISVGKKEDDIKKEYEENVKKQISFDLIMAKLADVYKDSLNINEDKAKEYANRLYQYQSYLGLSKRPKEEQQDIINHIMKEAENRAVSEAILDYIKEHINITEKDAGRFVANENDLWAGY
- a CDS encoding 4Fe-4S binding protein — protein: MNIYKIVFSPTGGTKKVADAVALEISQKNNSDIEEIDLTDYSLNFQSLKISQDDMAIIAVPSYAGRVPEAASKRILQLNGNGANTVIVCVYGNRDYEDTLIELYDIAKESNFKVTSAIAAIAKHSIAYKYASNRPDENDINKLKEFSDKIINASEYLDEHKLKGKRPYKKIGKVPLTPKTKNKCNNCKLCAKKCPVQAIDINNPKIIDKSKCISCMRCVSICNYSAKYINKAKLELVHLALKKSCSKAKDYEFYIN
- a CDS encoding efflux RND transporter permease subunit — protein: MRSFIELIVKRPVSVFMGIVAVVILGVVSLSRLPVDFLPDMELPFISIRTTYDNAGPEEVEKSVSRLIESAVSSVNNIKEVSSSSEEEDSNVFIEFNWGSDLASATADIREAIDRIRKSLPDDAESPAVYKFSTDNIPVMEISFYGTDNLSALYNLVDNQILTSIEQVGGVAMAEIRGGLKSQIKVDVDMNRLQAYGLDINSIVSTLAMENQNISGGETYEGVYKYTLRTTGEFKTVDDIGNVVVALKDNNTPIRLRELATVYEGYDEDGDVIKVNGTPAVNVSINKESGANTVAVSDAIKKRLDSLNLPGDIKYEVLFNSADNVNNAIKGVLDTAWQGGLFAVIILMIYLWNVRTVLIIAISIPMSIIVTFTLMYFFGTTLNIISLSGLVLGIGMMVDNSIVVLENIFYYRNNGYGKYSSAIDGTSTVALAISASTLTTIAVFLPFLFVEGQTGQMFRDLCITVTVSMIASLAVALTIVPMLGARLVTTKKSKFFYRFEVFFDKHFHSKVNYIYEKILTYSVHHKNRILIPVISVVFAVIIVGLILIGKEGFPQSDEGQLMASIQMPIGTRKEQTGSFIDRMRKDVEEVIGKDLSRIQSRARSGSDANKGQIRAKLIDKSEGRTVETEEYVEMVRKKLAGYPATINVDSVSSMRGGGSSTSSGIDIDIVGEDLTRARELANNIIAALQDVPGLRDVRLKKSDSSPELNVTINRDLASKMGLNINTVANSIKTSFGGTTATRMTPENSEVTDIDVIVQLNERDRINIDDVNRMLIPTASGMVPVSAIANVNKDFAPTEIERKNDSRITSITAAGYGRPMNQIMNDIQKTINEKVFIPAGFSIVYSGDYEDMQEAFGQLIQALILALVLVYAIMASQFESYIAPFVIALAIPFGFAGSLFLLLITGQTLSVYSGIGVIVLIGIVVNNGIVLIDYMNQLMHEKKINGDAAALLAGPRRLRPVLMTSLTTILGLLPMALSNGEGNEMYKPLSLAVLGGLSVSTLFTLVIVPTVYAAIRNRIPLKDYDAKDLASIETNPNVDDALSTPGK